The following are encoded together in the Bacteroidales bacterium MB20-C3-3 genome:
- a CDS encoding toxin-antitoxin system YwqK family antitoxin yields MRLIFTILMVFLLECPAAAQQDLKPATVNDITYRNGRAYVDNELFTGILFDIKTKKALGQFRNGLKNGNFTEYFDNGNTKFEGLFINGLRDGLHIDYYENGTKRILANFRQDVLDGEFIEFYHNGKINKKSIYKLGKKVGLCSEYYENGQFKLAIDYLDDKIKDGTYSEYDDKGIQIIEIKARSGVIQSKYNTVEKILTVYHDYSSNIKKEEGKIINNRKNGLWIERFSNGQISFEGEYKDDIREGFGKEYNSYGELLWEGEFSNDKINGNGVLLDGRILYKGQWTSGVKNGKFIVTFSDKSWEEGEFDNNLKEGLWKAYYSNGSKKSEIVFNKGENINGDFKEWYDNGQNKEEKFLANSLIEGSHTKWHKNGQVLSSMKYKNGKVVDGQYFVYDERGGIVSESNYNNGLEISSYLYSLNQKNGAFHENYANGKPKVAGVYKNGRRVVQERYGANKTTNRVLKGIGGVALLVGIGFLGIMTGTL; encoded by the coding sequence ATGAGACTAATATTTACAATATTAATGGTATTTCTTTTAGAATGCCCCGCTGCAGCTCAGCAAGACTTAAAACCGGCAACAGTTAATGATATTACTTACAGAAATGGTAGGGCTTATGTAGATAATGAATTATTTACAGGAATTCTTTTTGATATAAAGACAAAGAAAGCGCTGGGACAATTTAGAAATGGCCTGAAAAACGGAAATTTTACAGAGTATTTTGATAACGGAAATACAAAATTTGAAGGACTCTTCATTAATGGACTAAGAGATGGATTGCATATCGATTACTATGAAAACGGCACAAAACGAATATTAGCCAATTTCAGGCAGGATGTACTTGATGGAGAATTTATCGAATTTTATCACAATGGGAAAATTAATAAAAAATCTATTTATAAGCTGGGGAAAAAAGTTGGATTATGCTCGGAGTACTATGAAAATGGACAATTTAAATTAGCTATTGATTATCTCGATGATAAAATTAAGGATGGAACTTATTCAGAATACGACGATAAAGGAATTCAGATAATCGAGATTAAAGCAAGATCGGGGGTAATTCAATCAAAGTATAATACTGTTGAAAAAATACTTACCGTCTATCATGATTATAGCTCAAATATCAAAAAAGAGGAGGGAAAAATTATAAATAATCGTAAAAATGGGCTTTGGATTGAGAGATTCTCTAATGGACAAATCTCTTTTGAAGGAGAATATAAAGATGATATTCGGGAGGGATTTGGAAAAGAATATAATTCATATGGAGAACTGTTATGGGAAGGTGAGTTTTCTAATGATAAAATAAACGGAAATGGTGTGCTCCTGGATGGCAGAATATTATACAAAGGGCAATGGACATCTGGAGTTAAGAATGGGAAATTTATCGTTACTTTTTCAGATAAATCGTGGGAGGAGGGTGAATTTGATAATAACTTGAAAGAGGGTCTCTGGAAAGCATACTATAGCAATGGCTCTAAGAAATCTGAAATTGTATTTAACAAAGGAGAAAATATAAATGGAGACTTCAAAGAGTGGTATGATAACGGCCAGAATAAAGAGGAAAAATTCCTTGCAAATTCCTTAATAGAAGGAAGTCACACAAAATGGCATAAAAACGGACAGGTACTTAGTTCAATGAAATATAAAAATGGTAAAGTAGTAGACGGACAATATTTTGTCTATGATGAAAGGGGAGGTATAGTTTCAGAATCAAATTACAACAATGGACTCGAAATAAGTTCTTACTTGTACTCTCTTAATCAGAAGAATGGAGCTTTTCACGAAAATTATGCTAATGGAAAGCCAAAAGTAGCTGGCGTTTATAAAAATGGCAGGAGGGTAGTCCAAGAGAGATATGGTGCAAACAAAACAACGAATAGGGTTCTTAAAGGTATTGGGGGAGTTGCCCTTCTTGTGGGGATAGGGTTTCTAGGTATTATGACAGGAACATTGTAA
- a CDS encoding YiiX/YebB-like N1pC/P60 family cysteine hydrolase, whose protein sequence is MQPLKTSLVTSIILFVFLFIFSLKNHKIEINENDITYFKSYDIIITCGQSFYSRLININNFSLDNYSHIGILICENNKIFVLHSTPDGTKENGIRYDEIQKFIDLSDVNKYTVLRLSNLNQTEKEILSEEISRFRHLNVPFDYDFNNRDQSQIYCSELVWIIYRKVSPFFLTGFEIDKPFHPYKFLEQDSFQIVVTRGAN, encoded by the coding sequence ATGCAACCGCTAAAAACTAGTTTAGTTACATCCATCATTTTGTTTGTTTTTCTATTTATCTTCAGTTTAAAAAATCACAAAATTGAGATAAATGAGAATGATATTACCTATTTCAAAAGTTATGATATAATAATAACTTGCGGCCAATCTTTTTATAGCAGGTTAATAAATATAAATAATTTCTCGTTGGATAATTACTCCCATATAGGTATATTAATATGTGAGAATAATAAAATATTTGTCTTGCATTCAACTCCGGATGGGACAAAAGAGAATGGTATAAGATATGATGAAATTCAAAAGTTTATTGATTTAAGTGATGTGAATAAATACACTGTGCTTAGATTGTCGAATTTAAATCAGACCGAAAAAGAGATATTGTCTGAAGAAATTTCCAGATTCAGACATTTAAATGTCCCTTTTGATTATGACTTTAATAACAGAGACCAGTCTCAGATATACTGTTCCGAATTAGTTTGGATAATTTACAGAAAAGTATCTCCATTCTTCTTAACTGGATTTGAAATTGACAAGCCTTTTCATCCTTATAAATTTTTAGAGCAAGATTCCTTTCAAATAGTAGTAACAAGAGGTGCCAACTAA
- a CDS encoding RagB/SusD family nutrient uptake outer membrane protein, translated as MKNKIKQLILIPLVILTLGSCQDFLDTRPTNVVVAETAMKTIYDAGVAVNGLYVDMKYSDYYGTLMQLMGDQRGDNIQPRVMSTGWVQIYTFGYESESNTYFEIWKKCYQTIMRCNTLIANIGNLNATTASDIAKKNDFLGQALAVRALVYFDLARLYGYPYMKDNGASLGAVLITEILAPSNSKLPRSTVAQTYTQVLQDLTTALPLLSKSKNTGHFNYWAAKLLQARVFLYKGEWDNAHNAAKEVIDQSPYALATRDQYINYWKETGAPETLLELFVSAQSNIDADGGYASYWHNLWHGAPSAGASLIPTVAWINIIEADPADIRAQFVRYDSQYDKPKAWLNKFPGNGGTNFRLNNPKLLRLSEAYLIAAEGALKGSAGATAASNYLDVIRKRANPAVTKVTATDDLIQIERRKEFIGEGHRFFDQMRLGKSITRLDGDGHNFAQSAGCPGTIDWNFNKIVLPISHTERKIYPELQQNPGYTE; from the coding sequence ATGAAAAATAAAATAAAACAACTGATTCTCATTCCGCTAGTGATACTCACTCTTGGATCCTGTCAGGACTTTCTGGATACAAGACCCACCAATGTAGTGGTAGCCGAGACAGCAATGAAGACCATATACGACGCAGGAGTGGCGGTAAACGGACTCTATGTGGATATGAAATATTCCGACTATTACGGAACCCTTATGCAGCTTATGGGAGACCAGCGCGGTGACAATATCCAGCCAAGGGTAATGAGTACAGGATGGGTACAGATCTACACATTCGGATACGAATCAGAGAGCAACACCTACTTTGAAATCTGGAAAAAATGTTACCAGACCATAATGAGATGCAACACCTTAATTGCAAATATTGGCAACCTCAACGCCACTACAGCATCAGACATAGCCAAGAAAAACGACTTTCTGGGACAGGCACTCGCTGTAAGGGCACTGGTTTACTTTGACCTTGCAAGGCTCTACGGATACCCATACATGAAAGACAACGGAGCATCACTCGGAGCAGTTCTCATTACCGAGATCCTGGCCCCGTCAAACTCCAAACTCCCTAGAAGTACCGTAGCCCAAACATACACACAAGTGTTGCAGGACCTTACAACAGCACTTCCGCTCCTCTCAAAATCCAAGAATACCGGACACTTCAACTACTGGGCAGCAAAACTCCTCCAGGCAAGGGTATTCCTCTACAAAGGCGAGTGGGATAATGCACACAACGCAGCAAAAGAGGTTATTGACCAATCACCATACGCCCTCGCAACCCGCGACCAGTACATAAACTACTGGAAAGAGACCGGCGCACCAGAGACCCTGCTGGAGCTATTTGTATCGGCCCAATCCAATATAGATGCCGACGGCGGATATGCCTCATACTGGCACAACCTGTGGCACGGAGCCCCATCGGCCGGAGCCTCCCTTATCCCGACCGTTGCCTGGATAAACATTATTGAGGCCGACCCTGCCGACATCCGCGCCCAGTTTGTCAGATACGACTCACAATACGACAAACCGAAAGCCTGGCTAAACAAGTTCCCGGGCAACGGAGGAACAAACTTCAGGCTTAACAACCCTAAACTCCTCAGACTATCAGAGGCATACCTGATTGCTGCCGAGGGAGCCCTCAAAGGGAGTGCCGGAGCAACCGCCGCAAGCAACTACCTTGATGTGATCCGCAAACGCGCTAATCCGGCCGTGACCAAAGTCACCGCCACAGACGACCTCATCCAGATTGAGCGCCGCAAAGAGTTTATAGGAGAGGGACACCGATTCTTTGACCAGATGCGCCTGGGCAAATCCATAACCCGCCTTGACGGCGACGGCCACAACTTCGCCCAATCGGCAGGCTGCCCCGGCACCATCGACTGGAACTTCAACAAAATAGTCCTTCCAATCTCACACACCGAACGCAAAATCTACCCCGAGCTCCAGCAAAATCCGGGGTATACTGAGTAA
- a CDS encoding TonB-dependent receptor: MMVKRILLLMGILSALCSYSYAQIKVTGRVTDAIDGTPVPYVSVMVKGTSHGTATDIKGIYSLNNVPSTGTLVFTFIGYQTQEVPVNGRGEVDVILVQQAVGLDEVMVVAYGTVTKGSYSGSATQLKQENFKDIPVVSFEQAIVGAVPGVQIAQKSGQPGSLPEIRIRGFGSFNAGNEPLYVIDGVPVTSGDWGSGNMYTSSMNFLNPGDIETITVLKDAAASSLYGSRASNGVILITTKKGKAGRVITTFKGNLAVSYFAVNNYPMVSEDEGEMLTREAWTNYGKDNPVFWQSYGSLENYVNAQTEKYYPSRKSNLIYEDWEKQLFRTAVSQNYELSVSGGNERSKVFASVAYTDDKGINRIQYLDRLTASINAEHQMSNRLKVGGSFQYSSQDQSGHQDGQAKDNVFYLWKVHLTPRWPFKYDDGSYWMEYYDGGTRVNPVPQFDLQINDANQLRLLLKGWAELEITKDLKIKSIVSHDYLKMHDRFHWLYGHINFTAYGQGYASDRYRMVGRTVSSTIANYSKSIKKHNFAIMAGWEAEKEEFLYTRLAKMDFSNYGATESALATNYQSGYTYRSNSNLLSAVSSANYDYDTRYYISGSFRRDGSSRLGPDKRWGNFWSVAASWRLSNEAFIKDVKWINDLRLRGSYGTSGTLPSDFYGYMAVFGYGIYDTGAAGYPSNLANKDLTWEKNNNWNIGLDARLFDRVGLTAEYYHKTTKDLLMNATVPSTTGFGSALTNIGSMENRGVELAVNVDIIKNKDMTLTAGLNWATLHNEVLSLSAEGEQIVSRPHIWKAGYSYVQYYTREYAGVDPQTGNPQYYSNATLPDGSRDRTLVSRAKASSTILEGMTAIPKGFGGFNASFSWKSFQAAFSWAYKYGHYVFDNSVDDIEDDGYNSYKNTSKEQLRRWQKPGDITDVPRRVAGNTQGGYYDSSRALKKGDYLRLKNMTISYLFPKHLTDAVKVSNARIYLSGNNLLTFTGLNFDPEVQSNGFYNFTFPALRTVTIGLEISL, encoded by the coding sequence ATGATGGTTAAGCGGATTCTACTATTAATGGGGATTCTGTCTGCGCTATGCAGCTATTCCTATGCCCAGATTAAAGTTACCGGAAGGGTAACTGATGCGATCGACGGAACGCCTGTACCTTATGTCTCTGTTATGGTGAAGGGAACTTCACACGGAACAGCAACAGATATTAAAGGTATATACTCACTTAACAATGTTCCATCAACAGGAACACTTGTATTCACTTTTATAGGGTATCAGACACAGGAGGTGCCCGTGAACGGAAGAGGGGAGGTTGATGTTATTCTGGTTCAGCAGGCGGTGGGGCTTGATGAGGTGATGGTTGTAGCCTACGGAACAGTTACAAAGGGTTCATATTCCGGCTCGGCAACCCAGCTCAAACAGGAGAACTTTAAAGATATCCCTGTTGTGAGTTTTGAACAGGCAATAGTAGGAGCAGTACCCGGAGTACAGATAGCGCAAAAATCGGGACAGCCCGGATCACTACCGGAGATACGAATCAGGGGATTCGGATCATTCAATGCAGGTAACGAACCTCTTTATGTAATAGATGGTGTGCCTGTAACCAGCGGTGACTGGGGCTCGGGAAATATGTACACCAGCTCAATGAATTTTCTGAATCCAGGTGACATAGAGACAATTACAGTTCTTAAAGATGCTGCGGCCTCATCTCTGTATGGCTCAAGGGCATCAAACGGAGTTATTCTGATTACTACTAAAAAGGGTAAAGCAGGAAGAGTGATTACTACATTTAAAGGTAATCTGGCCGTCTCATATTTTGCAGTTAATAACTACCCAATGGTGTCAGAGGATGAAGGGGAGATGCTTACCAGAGAGGCCTGGACAAACTATGGAAAGGACAATCCGGTATTCTGGCAGTCATACGGCTCTCTTGAGAACTATGTGAACGCCCAGACAGAGAAGTACTACCCTTCAAGAAAATCTAACCTGATTTATGAAGATTGGGAGAAGCAGCTCTTCAGAACAGCAGTTTCACAAAATTATGAACTATCCGTCTCAGGCGGAAATGAGAGATCGAAGGTATTTGCATCAGTTGCATACACAGATGATAAAGGTATTAACAGAATACAATATCTGGACAGACTTACAGCAAGTATTAATGCTGAACATCAGATGTCAAACCGACTTAAGGTGGGCGGTTCATTCCAATATTCAAGCCAGGATCAGAGCGGTCACCAGGATGGACAGGCAAAGGATAATGTCTTCTATCTCTGGAAGGTACACCTTACTCCGCGCTGGCCTTTTAAGTATGATGATGGCTCATACTGGATGGAGTACTATGACGGAGGAACAAGGGTAAATCCTGTTCCGCAATTTGATCTCCAGATAAATGACGCTAATCAGCTCAGACTCCTTTTAAAGGGTTGGGCCGAACTTGAAATCACAAAAGATCTTAAAATAAAGAGTATAGTTAGTCACGACTACCTCAAGATGCACGACCGGTTCCACTGGCTTTACGGCCACATTAACTTTACCGCATACGGTCAGGGATACGCATCGGACCGATACAGAATGGTGGGAAGGACAGTAAGCAGCACAATTGCAAACTATAGCAAATCAATAAAGAAACACAACTTTGCAATCATGGCAGGGTGGGAGGCCGAGAAAGAGGAGTTCCTCTATACCCGCCTTGCGAAGATGGACTTCTCCAACTACGGAGCAACCGAATCGGCCCTGGCAACAAACTACCAATCGGGATACACATACAGAAGCAACTCCAACCTGCTATCGGCAGTCTCAAGCGCAAACTATGACTATGACACAAGATACTATATATCTGGCTCCTTCAGAAGGGACGGCTCCTCAAGACTTGGACCGGACAAAAGATGGGGTAATTTCTGGTCTGTGGCAGCCTCCTGGAGACTCAGCAACGAAGCGTTTATAAAAGATGTTAAATGGATAAACGACCTTAGACTAAGGGGATCATACGGAACCAGCGGTACCCTGCCTTCTGATTTTTACGGGTATATGGCAGTTTTCGGCTATGGAATATATGACACCGGGGCGGCAGGCTACCCAAGTAACCTTGCAAACAAGGATCTCACCTGGGAGAAGAACAACAACTGGAATATAGGTCTGGACGCCAGACTCTTTGACAGGGTTGGACTAACCGCAGAGTACTACCATAAAACAACAAAAGACCTGCTGATGAACGCAACCGTACCATCCACAACAGGATTCGGCAGCGCGCTGACAAACATCGGCTCAATGGAAAACAGAGGAGTAGAGCTAGCTGTGAATGTGGATATTATTAAGAACAAAGATATGACCCTTACAGCCGGCCTCAACTGGGCAACACTTCACAACGAAGTGCTTTCTCTGTCCGCAGAGGGTGAGCAGATTGTAAGCAGGCCGCACATCTGGAAAGCCGGCTACTCTTATGTTCAGTACTACACAAGAGAGTATGCAGGAGTTGACCCGCAAACAGGTAATCCGCAATACTACTCAAATGCAACTCTCCCTGACGGAAGCAGAGACAGAACTCTTGTTTCCAGAGCTAAGGCCTCCTCAACAATTCTGGAGGGAATGACAGCAATACCAAAAGGATTCGGCGGATTCAACGCCTCATTCAGCTGGAAGTCATTCCAGGCAGCATTCAGCTGGGCTTACAAATACGGACACTATGTTTTTGACAACTCAGTTGACGACATTGAGGACGATGGTTACAACTCATATAAAAACACATCTAAAGAGCAGCTCCGCAGATGGCAGAAACCTGGAGACATAACCGATGTTCCGCGCCGTGTAGCCGGAAATACTCAGGGTGGTTACTACGACTCAAGCAGAGCCCTTAAAAAGGGAGACTATCTGAGGTTAAAAAATATGACAATATCATACCTCTTCCCTAAACACCTCACAGATGCGGTGAAGGTATCAAACGCCAGAATCTACCTCTCAGGCAATAACCTGCTTACATTCACAGGACTCAATTTTGACCCTGAGGTACAGTCAAACGGATTCTACAACTTCACATTCCCTGCACTCAGGACTGTGACAATTGGATTGGAGATATCACTATAA
- a CDS encoding transcriptional regulator — protein MFKELDPLLHSQLRLAVVSILVSVEEADFVFLREKTSATAGNLSVQLEKLSEAGYISIEKGFSGKRPRTTCRITETGRKAFENYVEALKSYF, from the coding sequence ATGTTTAAAGAGCTGGACCCCCTACTCCACTCTCAGCTGCGGCTGGCGGTGGTTTCCATTCTGGTTTCGGTGGAGGAGGCCGATTTTGTCTTCCTCCGCGAAAAGACATCGGCAACGGCCGGAAACCTGAGTGTGCAACTGGAAAAACTGAGCGAGGCAGGATATATCTCTATTGAGAAAGGGTTCAGCGGCAAACGCCCCCGGACTACCTGCCGGATTACTGAAACGGGTAGGAAGGCGTTTGAGAATTATGTTGAGGCGCTGAAGAGCTATTTCTAA
- a CDS encoding fibrobacter succinogenes major paralogous domain-containing protein encodes MKRLIKFSFQLFFVSALAMATSCGGGKTGNGGSKSKSVVIGEQEWMVENLNVTIFRDGSEIEYIEYEDDWNDVHKEKSPAFCYYEFNEENEKISGKLYNWYAVSDPRGICPDGWRVPTDADWQQLIEFLGGAESAYDKMKSTSGWDNDDNGTNESGFNAKPSGIVDIVGQSGLKGVGTIWWASDPVGIKNAATRLIYPGYRYIYTDALSRGQGHSVRCIKEKSLDR; translated from the coding sequence ATGAAAAGACTGATTAAATTTAGCTTTCAGCTATTTTTTGTGTCTGCCTTAGCTATGGCGACATCTTGTGGTGGTGGAAAAACCGGGAATGGTGGCAGCAAAAGTAAATCTGTGGTAATCGGAGAGCAGGAGTGGATGGTGGAAAACCTTAATGTAACCATTTTTAGGGATGGGAGTGAAATTGAGTACATTGAATATGAGGACGACTGGAACGATGTACATAAGGAGAAGAGTCCTGCATTCTGCTACTATGAATTTAATGAGGAGAACGAAAAGATTAGCGGGAAATTATATAACTGGTATGCTGTCTCAGATCCCAGGGGAATTTGTCCGGATGGATGGAGGGTACCTACTGATGCCGACTGGCAGCAACTAATTGAATTTCTTGGCGGAGCAGAATCGGCCTACGACAAAATGAAGTCGACTTCCGGCTGGGATAACGATGACAACGGGACCAACGAAAGTGGTTTTAATGCGAAACCTTCCGGTATAGTTGATATAGTTGGACAATCCGGATTGAAAGGCGTTGGGACTATTTGGTGGGCATCTGATCCTGTGGGTATTAAAAATGCTGCTACCAGGTTAATTTATCCGGGATACCGTTATATTTACACCGATGCGCTATCAAGGGGTCAGGGGCACTCAGTAAGGTGTATTAAGGAGAAAAGCTTAGATAGGTAA
- a CDS encoding DUF5320 domain-containing protein, with translation MPGRDKTGPMGQGSGTGRQLGFCSGSDTPGNNAGNGMGRGLGRRGGRGLGAGNGAGRGLGRRGGSRGQS, from the coding sequence ATGCCAGGAAGAGACAAAACAGGTCCAATGGGACAAGGTTCAGGAACAGGAAGACAATTGGGCTTTTGCTCAGGTAGTGACACTCCGGGAAACAATGCAGGAAACGGAATGGGTAGAGGATTAGGCAGGCGAGGTGGTCGTGGCCTTGGTGCCGGAAATGGAGCCGGAAGAGGCTTAGGCAGACGAGGCGGGTCCAGAGGCCAGAGTTAA
- a CDS encoding DUF134 domain-containing protein encodes MPNRKRDRRITMPPRMEGYKPFGIPRRELDSVTLLFEEYEAIKLADYENLTQEEAALKMNISRPTFTRLYDKARKNIAKAFVEGKVILIQGGNYITDSNWYKCRVCNETMNSTKSEDHCINCDSENLDKF; translated from the coding sequence ATGCCAAACAGAAAAAGAGACAGACGAATAACAATGCCTCCCAGGATGGAGGGTTATAAACCATTTGGAATTCCGAGGCGTGAACTCGACAGTGTAACCCTTTTATTTGAAGAGTATGAAGCAATTAAACTTGCTGATTATGAAAATCTCACCCAAGAAGAGGCTGCCTTAAAGATGAATATTTCAAGACCCACATTTACAAGATTATACGACAAGGCCAGAAAAAATATCGCAAAAGCCTTTGTCGAGGGAAAGGTAATATTAATTCAGGGCGGAAACTATATTACTGACAGTAATTGGTATAAATGCCGAGTATGCAATGAAACAATGAACTCGACCAAAAGCGAAGATCACTGTATTAACTGCGATTCAGAAAATTTAGATAAATTCTGA